One segment of Hippopotamus amphibius kiboko isolate mHipAmp2 chromosome 2, mHipAmp2.hap2, whole genome shotgun sequence DNA contains the following:
- the HNRNPC gene encoding heterogeneous nuclear ribonucleoproteins C1/C2 isoform X5, which yields MASNVTNKTDPRSMNSRVFIGNLNTLVVKKSDVEAIFSKYGKIVGCSVHKGFAFVQYVNERNARAAVAGEDGRMIAGQVLDINLAAEPKVNRGKAGVKRSAAEMYGSSFDLDYDFQRDYYDRMYSYPARVPPPPPIARAVVPSKRQRVSGNTSRRGKSGFNSKSGQRGSSSKSGKLKGDDLQTIKKELTQIKQKVDSLLESLEKIEKEQSKQGEMKNDKSEEEQSSSSLKKDETNVKMESEGGADDSAEEGDLLDDDDNEDRGDDQVKTTGKERKRWWRGGQGHMECL from the exons ATGGCCAGCAATGTTACCAACAAGACGGATCCTCGCTCCATGAACTCTCGTGTATTCATTGGGAACCTCAATACTCTTGTGGTCAAGAAATCTGATGTGGAGGCAATCTTCTCAAAATATGGCAAAATCGTGGGTTGCTCTGTTCATAAGGGCTTTGCCTTCGTTCAGTATGTTAATGAGAGAAATGCCCGGGCTGCTGTGGCAGGAGAGGATGGCAGAATGATTGCTGGCCAGGTTTTAG atattaATCTGGCCGCAGAGCCAAAAGTGAACCGAGGAAAAGCAGGTGTGAAACGATCTGCAGCGGAGATGTACGG ctcCTCTTTTGACTTGGACTATGACTTTCAACGGGATTATTATGACAG GATGTACAGTTACCCAGCAcgtgttcctcctcctcctcctattgCTCGGGCTGTAGTGCCCTCGAAACGCCAGCGTGTATCAGGAAACACTTCACGAAGGGGCAAAAGTGGCTTCAATTCAAAGAGTGGACAGCGAGGATCATCTTCTAAGTCTGGAAAGT TGAAAGGAGATGACCTTCAAACCATTAAGAAGGAGTTGACCCAGATAAAACAAAAAGTGGATTCTCTACTGGAAAGCctggaaaaaattgaaaaggaacaGAGCAAACAAGGAG AGATGAAGAATGATAAGTCAGAAGAGGAGCAGAGCAGCAGCTCCCTGAAGAAGGATGAGACTAATGTGAAGATGGAGTCTGAGGGGGGTGCAGATGACTCTGCTGAGGAGGGGGACCTACTGGATGATGATGATAATGAAGACCGGGGGGATGACCAGGTGAAAACCacgggaaaggaaagaaagaggtggtggagG
- the HNRNPC gene encoding heterogeneous nuclear ribonucleoproteins C1/C2 isoform X2, whose product MASNVTNKTDPRSMNSRVFIGNLNTLVVKKSDVEAIFSKYGKIVGCSVHKGFAFVQYVNERNARAAVAGEDGRMIAGQVLDINLAAEPKVNRGKAGVKRSAAEMYGSVPEHPSPSPLLSSSFDLDYDFQRDYYDRMYSYPARVPPPPPIARAVVPSKRQRVSGNTSRRGKSGFNSKSGQRGSSSKSGKLKGDDLQTIKKELTQIKQKVDSLLESLEKIEKEQSKQGEMKNDKSEEEQSSSSLKKDETNVKMESEGGADDSAEEGDLLDDDDNEDRGDDQLELIKDDEKEAEEGEDDRDSANGEDDS is encoded by the exons ATGGCCAGCAATGTTACCAACAAGACGGATCCTCGCTCCATGAACTCTCGTGTATTCATTGGGAACCTCAATACTCTTGTGGTCAAGAAATCTGATGTGGAGGCAATCTTCTCAAAATATGGCAAAATCGTGGGTTGCTCTGTTCATAAGGGCTTTGCCTTCGTTCAGTATGTTAATGAGAGAAATGCCCGGGCTGCTGTGGCAGGAGAGGATGGCAGAATGATTGCTGGCCAGGTTTTAG atattaATCTGGCCGCAGAGCCAAAAGTGAACCGAGGAAAAGCAGGTGTGAAACGATCTGCAGCGGAGATGTACGGGTCAGTACCAGAACACCCTTCTCCGTCCCCTCTACTCAG ctcCTCTTTTGACTTGGACTATGACTTTCAACGGGATTATTATGACAG GATGTACAGTTACCCAGCAcgtgttcctcctcctcctcctattgCTCGGGCTGTAGTGCCCTCGAAACGCCAGCGTGTATCAGGAAACACTTCACGAAGGGGCAAAAGTGGCTTCAATTCAAAGAGTGGACAGCGAGGATCATCTTCTAAGTCTGGAAAGT TGAAAGGAGATGACCTTCAAACCATTAAGAAGGAGTTGACCCAGATAAAACAAAAAGTGGATTCTCTACTGGAAAGCctggaaaaaattgaaaaggaacaGAGCAAACAAGGAG AGATGAAGAATGATAAGTCAGAAGAGGAGCAGAGCAGCAGCTCCCTGAAGAAGGATGAGACTAATGTGAAGATGGAGTCTGAGGGGGGTGCAGATGACTCTGCTGAGGAGGGGGACCTACTGGATGATGATGATAATGAAGACCGGGGGGATGACCAG
- the HNRNPC gene encoding heterogeneous nuclear ribonucleoproteins C1/C2 isoform X4: MASNVTNKTDPRSMNSRVFIGNLNTLVVKKSDVEAIFSKYGKIVGCSVHKGFAFVQYVNERNARAAVAGEDGRMIAGQVLDINLAAEPKVNRGKAGVKRSAAEMYGSSFDLDYDFQRDYYDRMYSYPARVPPPPPIARAVVPSKRQRVSGNTSRRGKSGFNSKSGQRGSSSKSGKLKGDDLQTIKKELTQIKQKVDSLLESLEKIEKEQSKQGEMKNDKSEEEQSSSSLKKDETNVKMESEGGADDSAEEGDLLDDDDNEDRGDDQLELIKDDEKEAEEGEDDRDSANGEDDS, encoded by the exons ATGGCCAGCAATGTTACCAACAAGACGGATCCTCGCTCCATGAACTCTCGTGTATTCATTGGGAACCTCAATACTCTTGTGGTCAAGAAATCTGATGTGGAGGCAATCTTCTCAAAATATGGCAAAATCGTGGGTTGCTCTGTTCATAAGGGCTTTGCCTTCGTTCAGTATGTTAATGAGAGAAATGCCCGGGCTGCTGTGGCAGGAGAGGATGGCAGAATGATTGCTGGCCAGGTTTTAG atattaATCTGGCCGCAGAGCCAAAAGTGAACCGAGGAAAAGCAGGTGTGAAACGATCTGCAGCGGAGATGTACGG ctcCTCTTTTGACTTGGACTATGACTTTCAACGGGATTATTATGACAG GATGTACAGTTACCCAGCAcgtgttcctcctcctcctcctattgCTCGGGCTGTAGTGCCCTCGAAACGCCAGCGTGTATCAGGAAACACTTCACGAAGGGGCAAAAGTGGCTTCAATTCAAAGAGTGGACAGCGAGGATCATCTTCTAAGTCTGGAAAGT TGAAAGGAGATGACCTTCAAACCATTAAGAAGGAGTTGACCCAGATAAAACAAAAAGTGGATTCTCTACTGGAAAGCctggaaaaaattgaaaaggaacaGAGCAAACAAGGAG AGATGAAGAATGATAAGTCAGAAGAGGAGCAGAGCAGCAGCTCCCTGAAGAAGGATGAGACTAATGTGAAGATGGAGTCTGAGGGGGGTGCAGATGACTCTGCTGAGGAGGGGGACCTACTGGATGATGATGATAATGAAGACCGGGGGGATGACCAG
- the HNRNPC gene encoding heterogeneous nuclear ribonucleoproteins C1/C2 isoform X1: protein MASNVTNKTDPRSMNSRVFIGNLNTLVVKKSDVEAIFSKYGKIVGCSVHKGFAFVQYVNERNARAAVAGEDGRMIAGQVLDINLAAEPKVNRGKAGVKRSAAEMYGSVPEHPSPSPLLSSSFDLDYDFQRDYYDRMYSYPARVPPPPPIARAVVPSKRQRVSGNTSRRGKSGFNSKSGQRGSSSKSGKLKGDDLQTIKKELTQIKQKVDSLLESLEKIEKEQSKQGVEMKNDKSEEEQSSSSLKKDETNVKMESEGGADDSAEEGDLLDDDDNEDRGDDQLELIKDDEKEAEEGEDDRDSANGEDDS from the exons ATGGCCAGCAATGTTACCAACAAGACGGATCCTCGCTCCATGAACTCTCGTGTATTCATTGGGAACCTCAATACTCTTGTGGTCAAGAAATCTGATGTGGAGGCAATCTTCTCAAAATATGGCAAAATCGTGGGTTGCTCTGTTCATAAGGGCTTTGCCTTCGTTCAGTATGTTAATGAGAGAAATGCCCGGGCTGCTGTGGCAGGAGAGGATGGCAGAATGATTGCTGGCCAGGTTTTAG atattaATCTGGCCGCAGAGCCAAAAGTGAACCGAGGAAAAGCAGGTGTGAAACGATCTGCAGCGGAGATGTACGGGTCAGTACCAGAACACCCTTCTCCGTCCCCTCTACTCAG ctcCTCTTTTGACTTGGACTATGACTTTCAACGGGATTATTATGACAG GATGTACAGTTACCCAGCAcgtgttcctcctcctcctcctattgCTCGGGCTGTAGTGCCCTCGAAACGCCAGCGTGTATCAGGAAACACTTCACGAAGGGGCAAAAGTGGCTTCAATTCAAAGAGTGGACAGCGAGGATCATCTTCTAAGTCTGGAAAGT TGAAAGGAGATGACCTTCAAACCATTAAGAAGGAGTTGACCCAGATAAAACAAAAAGTGGATTCTCTACTGGAAAGCctggaaaaaattgaaaaggaacaGAGCAAACAAGGAG TAGAGATGAAGAATGATAAGTCAGAAGAGGAGCAGAGCAGCAGCTCCCTGAAGAAGGATGAGACTAATGTGAAGATGGAGTCTGAGGGGGGTGCAGATGACTCTGCTGAGGAGGGGGACCTACTGGATGATGATGATAATGAAGACCGGGGGGATGACCAG
- the HNRNPC gene encoding heterogeneous nuclear ribonucleoproteins C1/C2 isoform X3, whose translation MASNVTNKTDPRSMNSRVFIGNLNTLVVKKSDVEAIFSKYGKIVGCSVHKGFAFVQYVNERNARAAVAGEDGRMIAGQVLDINLAAEPKVNRGKAGVKRSAAEMYGSSFDLDYDFQRDYYDRMYSYPARVPPPPPIARAVVPSKRQRVSGNTSRRGKSGFNSKSGQRGSSSKSGKLKGDDLQTIKKELTQIKQKVDSLLESLEKIEKEQSKQGVEMKNDKSEEEQSSSSLKKDETNVKMESEGGADDSAEEGDLLDDDDNEDRGDDQLELIKDDEKEAEEGEDDRDSANGEDDS comes from the exons ATGGCCAGCAATGTTACCAACAAGACGGATCCTCGCTCCATGAACTCTCGTGTATTCATTGGGAACCTCAATACTCTTGTGGTCAAGAAATCTGATGTGGAGGCAATCTTCTCAAAATATGGCAAAATCGTGGGTTGCTCTGTTCATAAGGGCTTTGCCTTCGTTCAGTATGTTAATGAGAGAAATGCCCGGGCTGCTGTGGCAGGAGAGGATGGCAGAATGATTGCTGGCCAGGTTTTAG atattaATCTGGCCGCAGAGCCAAAAGTGAACCGAGGAAAAGCAGGTGTGAAACGATCTGCAGCGGAGATGTACGG ctcCTCTTTTGACTTGGACTATGACTTTCAACGGGATTATTATGACAG GATGTACAGTTACCCAGCAcgtgttcctcctcctcctcctattgCTCGGGCTGTAGTGCCCTCGAAACGCCAGCGTGTATCAGGAAACACTTCACGAAGGGGCAAAAGTGGCTTCAATTCAAAGAGTGGACAGCGAGGATCATCTTCTAAGTCTGGAAAGT TGAAAGGAGATGACCTTCAAACCATTAAGAAGGAGTTGACCCAGATAAAACAAAAAGTGGATTCTCTACTGGAAAGCctggaaaaaattgaaaaggaacaGAGCAAACAAGGAG TAGAGATGAAGAATGATAAGTCAGAAGAGGAGCAGAGCAGCAGCTCCCTGAAGAAGGATGAGACTAATGTGAAGATGGAGTCTGAGGGGGGTGCAGATGACTCTGCTGAGGAGGGGGACCTACTGGATGATGATGATAATGAAGACCGGGGGGATGACCAG